In Mixophyes fleayi isolate aMixFle1 chromosome 11, aMixFle1.hap1, whole genome shotgun sequence, one DNA window encodes the following:
- the LOC142106593 gene encoding transmembrane protein 26-like: MKGLYCKILSALFSRLFFSIHGTIMVIIATLVKENRFYLILLTGIILLFIEMAVTLTETKKGEWKWFSPMVFLYLCTVLPSIFVMELALLEGRIVNNSTIIDNSTNTKCNDSNDSEYNEYSTEIQAMEEMLILVLVVGRWLMPKGDMNRDQLCQLLLMYIALGADILDILQLIKEPTVNTNWTVTIVGLCLFSWAIMQFTLVLTQTQSLPPQKTKVDEELHSPPDINRIGLISCYQSEVWSWITTVAMQDGPFLVYRIYLATAKSVFNDSMTFFICKNFLTVIIQVYRIILFMCKEKRKRKKFQQTNND, from the exons ATGAAGGGCCTCTACTGCAAGATACTGTCAGCACTGTTCAGTCGCTTGTTTTTCAGCATACATGGGACCATTATGGTAATTATAGCAACACTGGTGAAGGAAAATAGATTCTACTTGATTCTTCTAACTGGCATTATTCTCCTATTCATTGAGATGGCCGTGACACTAACGGAAACCAAGAAAGGAGAATGGAAATG GTTCTCCCCCATGGTGTTCCTATATctgtgtactgttttaccctctaTCTTTGTGATGGAACTTGCTCTCCTAGAAGGCAGAATTGTCAACAATTCAACAATAATCGACAATTCAACAAACACTAAGTGTAATGACAGTAATGACAGT GAATACAATGAGTACTCCACTGAGATTCAGGCTATGGAGGAGATGCTGATCTTGGTCCTGGTCGTAGGACGTTGGCTGATGCCAAAGGGTGACATGAACAGAGACCAGCTTTGTCAGTTACTATTGATGTACATTGCTTTAGGTGCAGATATACTGGACATTTTACAATTAATCAAGGAGCCAACAGTGAATACCAACTGGACTGTAACAATTGTGGGACTGTGTCTGTTCAGCTGGGCAATCATGCAATTCACATTAGTGCTCACACAAACTCAATCCCTGCCGCCTCAAAAAACAAAGGTCGATGAAGAGTTGCATTCACCACCAGACATAAATAGGATTGGTCTCATCTCATGTTACCAGTCTGAGGTATGGAGTTGGATAACCACTGTGGCGATGCAGGACGGACCTTTCCTTGTTTACCGTATTTACTTGGCCACTGCAAAGAGCGTGTTTAATGACTCAATGACCTTCTTCATTTGCAAAAATTTTTTGACAGTCATAATACAAGTATACAGGATTATTTTGTTTATGTGTAAAGAAAAGCGCAAAAGGAAGAAGTTTCAACAAACAAATAATGATTAA